The following proteins come from a genomic window of Lolium rigidum isolate FL_2022 chromosome 5, APGP_CSIRO_Lrig_0.1, whole genome shotgun sequence:
- the LOC124657593 gene encoding trans-cinnamate:CoA ligase, peroxisomal-like, whose amino-acid sequence MDMLPKRDGNHVPLSPITFLPRAASSYADRTSLIYGSTTFTWKQTYQRCCRVAAALQEMGVSKNDVVSVLSPNSPAMYELHFAVPMAGAVFNAINSRLDAAGVATIINHAQPKVLLVDYEYTGLVTEAIKALSADAPKPTLVVMDDHNKPTGARMAGADIEYEQLVARGDPARYPPRVLEDEWDAVTLNYTSGTTAAPKGVVYSHRGSYLSTMANMIQWGLSNEAVYLWSLPMFHCNGWACTWGVAACGGVNVCIRSPTAVNIYTSIATYGVTHMCVAPVLFNVLIEGRHKPLPRPVQVLTGGAPPAAAVLDSIEKLGFKITHSYGMTEATGPATYCEWRQRWDALPAPERAALKARQGVSALSLAAVDVKDLSTMKSVPRDGATLGEIVIRGSGVMKGYYRNPEATEAAFRGGWFLTGDVGVVHPDGYVEIKDRSKDVIISGGENISSVEVESVLYGHPAVLEAAVVAMPHPHWGETPCAFMSLKEGVPKVKEEEVVSFCRSKMARFMVPKKVVFVDQLPRNSTGKVQKLLLRERARALVAAATNNKEQHLVIAGSSRL is encoded by the exons ATGGACATGTTGCCAAAGCGCGATGGTAACCACGTTCCTCTGAGCCCCATCACCTTCCTCCCGAGGGCCGCCTCCTCCTACGCCGACCGCACCTCCCTCATCTACGGCAGCACCACCTTCACCTGGAAGCAGACGTACCAACGCTGctgccgcgtcgccgccgcactCCAGGAGATGGGCGTCTCCAAGAACGACGTC GTGTCGGTTCTTTCACCCAACTCGCCGGCGATGTACGAGCTGCACTTCGCGGTGCCCATGGCCGGGGCGGTTTTCAACGCCATCAACTCGCGCCTGGACGCGGCCGGCGTGGCCACCATCATCAACCATGCCCAGCCCAAGGTGCTGCTCGTGGATTACGAGTACACCGGCCTCGTGACCGAGGCGATCAAAGCCCTGAGCGCCGACGCGCCGAAGCCAACGCTCGTGGTGATGGACGACCATAACAAGCCCACAGGCGCCCGCATGGCCGGCGCTGACATCGAGTACGAGCAGCTGGTGGCGAGAGGAGACCCGGCGAGGTACCCTCCCCGAGTCCTCGAGGACGAGTGGGACGCTGTCACCCTTAACTACACCTCCGGCACGACGGCGGCGCCCAAGGGCGTCGTGTACAGCCACCGCGGCTCCTACCTCAGCACGATGGCCAACATGATCCAGTGGGGCCTGAGCAACGAGGCGGTCTACCTGTGGTCGCTCCCCATGTTTCACTGCAACGGCTGGGCCTGCACGTGGGGcgtggcggcgtgcggcggcgtcaACGTCTGCATCCGCTCGCCCACCGCCGTAAACATATACACCTCCATAGCCACCTACGGCGTCACCCACATGTGCGTCGCGCCGGTGCTGTTCAACGTCCTCATAGAGGGTCGCCATAAGCCGCTGCCCCGCCCCGTGCAGGTCCTCACAGGCGGTGCGCCGCCGGCAGCTGCAGTCCTCGACAGCATCGAGAAGCTCGGGTTCAAAATCACGCACTCGTACGGCATGACGGAGGCGACGGGGCCTGCTACATATTGCGAGTGGCGGCAGCGGTGGGACGCGCTGCCGGCGCCAGAGCGGGCGGCGCTGAAGGCACGGCAGGGCGTGAGCGCGCTCTCCCTCGCCGCGGTCGACGTGAAGGATCTCAGCACCATGAAGAGCGTGCCCCGTGACGGCGCCACCCTCGGGGAGATCGTGATACGCGGGAGCGGCGTCATGAAGGGGTACTACAGGAACCCGGAGGCCACAGAGGCCGCGTTCCGCGGCGGCTGGTTCCTCACCGGCGACGTCGGGGTGGTGCACCCGGACGGGTACGTGGAGATCAAGGACAGGTCCAAGGACGTGATCATCTCCGGTGGCGAGAACATCAGCAGCGTCGAGGTGGAGTCCGTGCTCTACGGCCACCCCGCGGTGCtcgaggcggcggtggtggccatgCCGCACCCGCACTGGGGCGAGACGCCGTGCGCCTTCATGTCGCTCAAGGAAGGCGTCCCCAAGGTtaaggaggaggaggtcgtgTCCTTCTGCCGGAGCAAGATGGCGCGCTTCATGGTGCCCAAGAAGGTGGTGTTCGTGGATCAGCTGCCCAGGAACTCCACCGGGAAGGTCCAGAAGCTCCTGCTCCGTGAGAGGGCGCGTGCATTGGTGGCAGCTGCTACCAACAACAAGGAACAACACCTGGTCATCGCTGGGTCTAGCAGGCTTTGA